From one Agathobaculum sp. NTUH-O15-33 genomic stretch:
- a CDS encoding AraC family transcriptional regulator, with amino-acid sequence MDAARREKREHGSASFPFQIYPALDGSEAQDSDFIPYHWHPELEIITVEAGHVSVTIADHNYEGEPGDVFFAAGEELHEIRAAGHENEFRSFVFAADFLEFTRADQAQSELLQPLAEGRLRMKTCMRCGEAGQREIRGLLAQIVRACNARAPGYQLMVKAALLGVIAVCAENGRLEQWARPASDYKAGQLKEIVAYLGEHFAEPLRLAEVAAHFGLSPQYFCTYFKDNFGKTLTQHINSLRIEQAARLLRETDLPVMEIGFLVGFDNFSYFIKRFRGVYGASPSGYRKGK; translated from the coding sequence ATGGACGCCGCACGGCGCGAAAAAAGGGAGCACGGCAGCGCGTCTTTTCCGTTTCAGATCTATCCCGCGCTGGATGGAAGCGAAGCGCAGGACAGCGATTTTATCCCCTATCACTGGCACCCGGAACTGGAGATCATCACGGTGGAAGCGGGCCATGTTTCGGTCACGATCGCGGACCATAATTACGAGGGCGAACCGGGCGACGTATTCTTTGCCGCGGGGGAGGAGCTGCACGAAATCCGCGCCGCCGGGCATGAAAACGAGTTCCGCTCCTTTGTGTTCGCGGCGGATTTTTTGGAGTTCACGCGGGCCGATCAGGCGCAGAGCGAGCTGTTGCAGCCCTTGGCCGAGGGGCGGCTGCGCATGAAGACCTGCATGCGCTGCGGCGAGGCGGGCCAGCGGGAGATACGCGGCCTGCTGGCGCAGATCGTCCGCGCGTGCAACGCGCGCGCGCCGGGGTACCAGCTGATGGTGAAGGCGGCGCTGCTCGGCGTGATCGCGGTCTGCGCGGAAAACGGCCGTCTGGAGCAATGGGCGCGCCCCGCGTCGGACTATAAGGCGGGCCAGCTTAAGGAGATCGTCGCCTATCTGGGCGAGCATTTCGCCGAGCCGCTGCGGCTGGCCGAGGTGGCCGCGCATTTTGGCCTGTCGCCGCAGTATTTTTGTACCTATTTTAAAGATAATTTTGGAAAAACACTGACGCAGCATATCAACTCGCTGCGCATCGAGCAGGCCGCGCGCCTGCTGCGTGAAACCGATCTGCCCGTGATGGAGATCGGCTTTCTTGTCGGCTTTGACAATTTCAGCTATTTCATCAAACGCTTTCGCGGGGTTTACGGCGCGTCGCCGTCCGGTTACCGAAAAGGGAAGTAG
- a CDS encoding MFS transporter yields MNHTNKPLRGLHTFLILWSTQAFSELGSAMTSFALIVWSFERQGSALVTALLSVSSYAPYVVFSIFAGALSDRWDKKRTMLVCDTVAAAGTAVTLALLCTGSLQIWHLYLLNALNGLMNTFQQPASDVAVSLLAPKEQYQRVGGLRSLSNSLVTILSPVFASVMFAALGIRAVLVFDLATFAVAFLTLLLRVRIPRPHATGDAAEGVLASAKSGLRFLRRHRGVLDLILFLAAINLAASMYNAALPAMLLSRAGGSKTVYALVNACTGAANVLGSVLVSLAPAPKSRVRAICNALLFSMATENLLLALGRSAPVWCLGAVLGWLCIPVMNANMDVLLRSHIPVEMQGRVYAARNALQFFTIPVGYLLGGLLIDRALGPLMAAQTANSPLVRLFGAGGGTGAAALFLLLAVSGVLICLVFRRDRHLWTLDDKE; encoded by the coding sequence ATGAATCATACAAACAAGCCCTTGCGGGGGCTTCATACCTTTCTCATCCTGTGGAGCACGCAGGCGTTTTCCGAGCTGGGCAGCGCTATGACCAGCTTCGCGCTGATCGTCTGGTCGTTTGAGCGGCAGGGCTCGGCGCTTGTCACCGCGCTGCTCTCCGTATCTTCCTACGCCCCCTATGTGGTTTTCAGCATTTTCGCGGGCGCGCTGAGCGACCGGTGGGACAAAAAGCGTACCATGCTGGTTTGCGATACGGTGGCGGCGGCCGGTACGGCGGTCACGCTGGCGCTGCTCTGCACCGGCTCGCTGCAAATTTGGCACCTCTACTTGCTTAACGCGCTGAACGGCCTGATGAATACCTTTCAGCAGCCCGCCTCCGACGTGGCGGTAAGCTTGCTCGCGCCGAAGGAGCAATACCAGCGGGTCGGCGGCCTGCGGTCGCTCTCCAATTCGCTTGTCACGATTTTATCGCCGGTGTTTGCTTCGGTCATGTTCGCCGCGTTGGGCATTCGGGCCGTGCTGGTGTTCGATCTTGCGACGTTTGCCGTGGCGTTTCTCACGCTGCTGCTGCGCGTTCGCATACCACGGCCGCACGCCACCGGCGATGCGGCGGAGGGCGTGCTCGCTTCCGCCAAAAGCGGCCTGCGCTTTCTGCGGCGGCACCGCGGCGTGCTCGATCTGATCCTGTTCCTCGCGGCCATCAATCTGGCGGCTTCGATGTACAACGCCGCGCTGCCCGCCATGCTGCTTTCGCGCGCCGGCGGGAGCAAAACCGTGTACGCGCTGGTCAACGCCTGTACAGGCGCCGCCAATGTGCTGGGCAGCGTGCTTGTCTCGCTTGCGCCCGCGCCGAAAAGCCGTGTGCGCGCGATCTGCAACGCGCTTCTCTTTTCCATGGCAACGGAAAACCTGCTGCTCGCATTGGGCCGTTCGGCCCCGGTGTGGTGTCTGGGCGCGGTGCTTGGCTGGCTGTGCATTCCGGTCATGAACGCGAACATGGACGTGCTGCTCAGATCGCATATTCCGGTGGAAATGCAGGGGCGGGTCTACGCGGCGCGCAATGCCTTGCAATTCTTCACCATCCCGGTGGGGTATCTGCTCGGCGGGCTGCTGATCGACCGCGCGCTCGGCCCGCTCATGGCGGCGCAGACGGCGAACAGCCCGCTTGTGCGTCTGTTTGGCGCGGGCGGCGGGACGGGCGCGGCGGCGCTGTTTCTGCTGCTGGCCGTGTCGGGCGTGCTCATCTGCCTTGTTTTTCGCCGCGACAGGCACCTGTGGACGCTGGATGATAAAGAATAA
- a CDS encoding ABC transporter ATP-binding protein → MNLQLFEIKKSFGNKKVLRDCSFTFEKGKIYGLLGRNGAGKTTLFNCLTDEVAPDSGKAEICEANGNCHALMADEVGYVFSTPILPDFLTGYEFIKFFMDINERKIDPHKTIDDYFDMVKINAEDRHRLIKGYSHGMKNKVQMLCFMIVRPPVILLDEPLTSFDVVVALEIKQLLREIKHDHIIIFSTHILQLATDLCDEIVVLSDGRLQQIDHTMLQSKDFEAQIIELLKDEAAYD, encoded by the coding sequence ATGAATTTGCAACTATTTGAAATAAAAAAATCCTTTGGAAACAAAAAGGTACTGCGGGACTGCTCGTTCACATTTGAAAAAGGTAAAATATATGGATTGCTTGGTCGAAACGGCGCGGGCAAGACCACGCTTTTCAACTGCCTGACCGACGAGGTGGCGCCCGATAGCGGAAAAGCAGAAATTTGCGAAGCGAACGGAAACTGCCACGCGCTTATGGCGGACGAGGTCGGATATGTGTTCTCCACGCCGATTCTGCCGGATTTTCTGACCGGATATGAGTTTATCAAATTTTTTATGGACATAAACGAGCGAAAAATTGACCCCCACAAGACGATAGACGACTACTTTGATATGGTAAAGATCAACGCCGAGGATCGTCACCGCCTGATCAAAGGCTATTCGCACGGCATGAAAAACAAAGTACAGATGCTTTGCTTTATGATCGTCCGGCCTCCTGTCATTCTGCTCGACGAGCCGCTGACTTCCTTCGACGTGGTGGTGGCATTGGAAATCAAACAGCTTTTACGTGAAATCAAACACGACCATATCATCATTTTTTCCACGCACATCCTGCAACTGGCAACCGACCTATGCGACGAAATCGTCGTGCTCAGCGACGGTCGCTTGCAGCAGATCGACCATACCATGCTGCAAAGCAAGGACTTTGAAGCGCAGATCATAGAGCTTTTGAAAGATGAGGCAGCCTATGATTAA
- a CDS encoding DeoR/GlpR family DNA-binding transcription regulator, which yields MKVNRLNSIEQYVIARETVSIDELCEVFGVSKNTIRRDLNELEMRGHITKVYGGVTAAVSNGAVPTPIRSGLNPADKSLIGRLAAEEIEDGDTIFIDSGTTTLCLLRYLVAKKRITIITHSLGALSEAAKYENLTIISLGGIYSPTTDSFVGLSTIEALSAVRITKAFMGATGVSLTAGMTNTTFLEAEIKRAVVQRADHIYLMADSSKIGREAIVTFCHLKDLTAFITDREPPMDYIDLCRSANVRIRYE from the coding sequence ATGAAAGTAAATCGGCTGAATTCCATTGAACAATACGTCATTGCGCGGGAAACGGTCAGCATTGACGAACTGTGCGAGGTGTTCGGGGTATCAAAAAACACCATCCGCCGCGACCTGAACGAGTTGGAAATGCGCGGACATATCACCAAGGTATACGGCGGCGTTACCGCCGCCGTTTCAAACGGCGCGGTGCCTACGCCCATCCGCTCCGGGCTAAACCCGGCGGATAAATCGCTGATCGGCCGCCTCGCGGCGGAGGAGATCGAGGACGGCGACACGATTTTTATCGATTCCGGCACGACTACGCTGTGCCTTTTGCGTTATCTGGTGGCAAAAAAACGCATCACCATCATCACCCATTCCCTCGGCGCGTTGAGCGAGGCCGCCAAGTATGAAAACCTGACCATTATTTCGCTGGGGGGCATTTACAGCCCCACGACCGATTCCTTTGTCGGTCTTTCCACGATCGAAGCGCTCTCCGCCGTGCGCATCACCAAGGCGTTCATGGGCGCGACCGGCGTATCGCTCACCGCGGGCATGACCAACACCACCTTTTTAGAAGCCGAGATCAAGCGCGCCGTCGTTCAGCGCGCGGACCATATTTACTTAATGGCCGATTCCTCCAAGATCGGCCGCGAGGCGATCGTCACCTTCTGTCATTTAAAGGACCTGACCGCCTTCATCACAGACCGCGAGCCGCCAATGGATTATATCGATCTTTGCCGTTCGGCAAACGTGCGGATCCGTTACGAATAA
- a CDS encoding transketolase encodes MQKAEKMQELRVFAAQIRLETVKTIGSLGFGHVGGSMSIIDALAVLYGDVMKIDPKNPRWEDRDWCVLSKGHAGPAMYATLGLKGFYPLEQAYTLNQPHTNFPSHTDRQKTPGVDLTTGSLGQGMSTATGAALGNKIDKRDNHVFVFVGDGECDEGQVWEAAQFAAHYKLDNLVCFVDDNKYQLDGACEAVMSHGKGIGAKFDAFGWNVINLADGNDVEQIYDAVQQAYATKGKPTCIVLNTVKGKGATFADGTGAHSSQPSKEQWDEAIAYAEKQYAEIKAQ; translated from the coding sequence ATGCAGAAAGCAGAAAAGATGCAGGAGCTTCGTGTATTCGCAGCGCAGATCCGTCTTGAGACCGTCAAGACGATCGGCTCGCTTGGCTTTGGCCATGTGGGCGGCTCGATGTCGATCATCGACGCTCTCGCCGTACTTTACGGCGATGTGATGAAGATCGATCCGAAGAATCCTCGCTGGGAAGACCGCGACTGGTGCGTCCTCTCCAAGGGCCACGCCGGCCCGGCAATGTACGCGACCCTCGGCCTCAAGGGCTTCTACCCCTTGGAGCAGGCGTATACGCTCAATCAGCCCCACACCAATTTCCCGTCCCACACCGACCGTCAGAAGACCCCCGGCGTTGACCTGACCACCGGCTCGCTCGGCCAAGGCATGTCTACCGCTACCGGCGCCGCTCTTGGCAACAAGATCGATAAGCGCGACAACCACGTATTCGTATTTGTCGGCGACGGCGAGTGCGATGAAGGTCAGGTTTGGGAAGCGGCTCAGTTCGCCGCGCACTACAAACTGGACAACCTCGTCTGCTTCGTAGACGATAATAAGTATCAGCTCGACGGCGCGTGCGAAGCGGTCATGAGCCACGGCAAGGGCATCGGCGCTAAGTTCGACGCTTTTGGCTGGAACGTGATCAATCTTGCCGACGGCAACGACGTTGAGCAGATCTACGACGCCGTACAGCAGGCCTATGCCACGAAGGGCAAGCCCACCTGTATCGTGCTGAACACCGTTAAGGGCAAGGGCGCTACCTTTGCCGACGGCACTGGCGCACACTCTTCGCAGCCTTCTAAGGAGCAGTGGGACGAAGCCATTGCTTACGCTGAGAAGCAGTACGCCGAGATCAAGGCACAGTAA
- a CDS encoding transketolase family protein, producing the protein MSFTLIGKHEKDSRANRDGYVSAMLELMEKDPTVVHVDCDLENCINTGKLAKAYPDRTINAGIAEANAMGVSAGLTATGKKVFMHSFGCFASRRAFDQAFMSAAYAALPVHVVGSDPGVCAAYNGGTHMPFEDCALYLSIPDAVVIDPVDYAQINCLTKKLADSGKFSYMRMIRKGVTTVYADGSDFEIGKGVTLKEGKDVAIIASGIMVDEALKAAEALAAEGVAAKVIDMFTWKPLDEELVIASAKECGCVVTAENHQVGCGLGSVVANCLAKNQPVPMEMVGIQERFGQVGAEDFLRKEYNVTADDIAQAVKKAVSRK; encoded by the coding sequence ATGAGCTTTACTTTGATTGGCAAACACGAAAAGGATTCCCGCGCCAACCGCGACGGTTACGTCTCCGCGATGCTTGAGCTGATGGAGAAGGATCCTACCGTTGTACATGTTGACTGCGATCTGGAAAACTGCATCAATACCGGTAAGCTGGCTAAGGCTTATCCGGACCGTACCATCAACGCAGGCATTGCCGAAGCGAACGCTATGGGCGTTTCCGCAGGCCTGACCGCGACCGGCAAGAAGGTGTTCATGCACTCCTTCGGCTGCTTCGCATCCCGCCGCGCGTTCGATCAGGCGTTCATGTCCGCCGCGTATGCCGCTCTGCCGGTACACGTTGTCGGTTCCGACCCCGGCGTTTGCGCCGCATACAACGGCGGCACCCATATGCCGTTTGAAGATTGCGCGCTGTACCTGTCCATTCCGGACGCAGTCGTGATCGACCCCGTGGACTACGCGCAGATCAACTGCCTGACCAAGAAGCTGGCCGATTCCGGCAAGTTCTCTTACATGCGCATGATCCGCAAGGGCGTAACCACCGTTTACGCCGACGGCTCTGATTTTGAGATCGGCAAGGGCGTTACCCTCAAGGAAGGCAAGGATGTTGCCATCATTGCCTCCGGCATCATGGTAGACGAAGCGCTGAAGGCTGCCGAAGCACTGGCCGCTGAAGGCGTTGCCGCCAAGGTGATCGACATGTTCACCTGGAAGCCGCTCGACGAGGAACTTGTGATCGCCTCCGCTAAGGAGTGCGGCTGCGTTGTTACCGCCGAAAACCATCAGGTCGGCTGCGGTCTGGGCAGCGTTGTTGCAAACTGTCTCGCCAAGAACCAGCCGGTTCCGATGGAGATGGTCGGTATTCAGGAGCGCTTCGGTCAGGTCGGCGCAGAGGACTTCCTCCGCAAGGAGTATAACGTCACGGCTGACGATATCGCCCAAGCTGTCAAGAAGGCCGTTTCGCGCAAGTAA
- a CDS encoding MATE family efflux transporter, which yields MEQQESILGTAPEGKLVLQLALPAMLAQFVNILYSVVDRVYVGHIAGVGELSLAGVGVCAPVVTMITAFAALVGFGGGPLMSIRMGRRDMEGARQIVANSFYLLLAISVLVTVPALVLKKPILFAFGASEQLWPYANAYFTTYVSGTVFALISYGLNQIVMSQGFAGVAMRSVIVGAAVNIVLDPVFIFLLHMGVRGAALATVVSQACSAVYTLRFLFGGRAAVGITKCPLHAGWMRRIAQVGLSPALIIGLDNVLLISVNVMLRRFGGGESDMLIACAAIMQSFMLIVTMPLGGITAGTQAILGYNYGAGRVDRVVRAEKRIMLLCFAFVLVMFLLARLVAEPFARIFTTDPVYIEQAAWMIRTYTLGIIGLAIQYPFVDGFTGMGLVKWGLTFSMLRKTVYLVGVVALPAAFSATALFYAEPISDILAAVVSGIAFLLLFPKLMRKRKEEDAGSFGDSAPRQQEDFAVK from the coding sequence GTGGAGCAGCAGGAGAGCATTCTCGGCACCGCGCCGGAGGGAAAGTTGGTGCTGCAACTAGCGCTGCCGGCCATGCTGGCGCAGTTCGTCAATATTTTATATAGTGTGGTCGATCGTGTGTACGTTGGCCATATCGCGGGCGTGGGCGAGTTATCGCTTGCGGGCGTGGGCGTGTGCGCGCCGGTCGTAACGATGATTACCGCGTTCGCGGCGCTGGTCGGCTTTGGCGGCGGACCGCTGATGAGCATCCGCATGGGGCGGCGCGATATGGAGGGCGCGCGGCAGATTGTGGCAAACAGCTTTTATCTGCTGCTTGCCATCAGTGTGCTGGTCACGGTGCCCGCGCTCGTGCTGAAAAAGCCCATTCTCTTCGCCTTTGGCGCGAGCGAGCAGCTTTGGCCCTATGCCAACGCCTATTTTACGACCTATGTATCGGGCACGGTATTTGCCCTGATATCCTACGGCCTGAATCAGATCGTGATGAGTCAGGGCTTTGCGGGCGTGGCCATGCGTTCGGTCATTGTGGGCGCGGCGGTCAATATCGTGCTCGATCCGGTGTTCATCTTTTTGCTGCACATGGGGGTGCGCGGCGCGGCGCTGGCCACGGTTGTGTCACAGGCCTGTTCCGCGGTCTATACGCTGCGGTTTTTGTTCGGAGGGCGCGCGGCGGTCGGCATTACCAAGTGCCCGCTGCATGCGGGGTGGATGCGCCGCATCGCGCAGGTCGGTCTATCGCCCGCGCTCATTATTGGGCTGGATAATGTACTGCTCATTTCAGTGAACGTGATGCTGCGCCGCTTCGGCGGGGGAGAGAGCGACATGCTGATCGCCTGCGCCGCCATCATGCAGAGCTTTATGCTGATCGTCACCATGCCGCTCGGCGGTATTACGGCGGGCACGCAGGCGATTTTGGGTTACAATTATGGCGCCGGTCGGGTCGACCGTGTGGTTCGCGCGGAAAAACGAATCATGCTTTTGTGCTTCGCGTTCGTTCTCGTGATGTTCCTGCTCGCGCGCTTGGTGGCGGAGCCGTTCGCGCGTATCTTTACCACCGACCCCGTCTATATCGAGCAGGCGGCGTGGATGATCCGTACTTACACGCTGGGCATTATCGGCCTTGCGATCCAATACCCCTTTGTCGATGGATTCACCGGCATGGGGCTGGTAAAATGGGGGCTTACCTTTTCGATGCTGCGCAAGACTGTGTATTTGGTCGGCGTGGTCGCGCTGCCCGCCGCCTTTTCAGCGACCGCGCTGTTTTACGCGGAGCCGATCTCTGACATTTTGGCGGCGGTGGTGTCCGGTATCGCGTTTTTGCTGCTCTTCCCAAAGCTGATGCGCAAACGCAAGGAGGAGGACGCGGGCTCCTTTGGCGATTCTGCCCCTAGGCAGCAAGAAGATTTTGCTGTAAAATAA
- a CDS encoding NAD(P)-dependent malic enzyme — MDLKERALKAHEQWGGKIEVVARCEVNSKEDLSIAYTPGVAEPCLKIKENPADSYKYTRRHNLVAVITDGTAVLGLGDIGPEAGMPVMEGKCALFKAFADVDAFPLCVRSKDVDEIVRTIELISGSFGGINLEDIAAPRCFEIERRLKEVCDIPVFHDDQHGTAVCCGAALLNACRLTGRKVDEIKMVVNGCGAAAIAVTKFLMFLGVKDIVMCERFGIVCEGDERLNSAQEQMARVTNRAHLTGTLADAVKGADVFFGMSAPQVLTSEMVGAMAEHPMVFAMANPVPEIWPEDAKKGGAAVVGTGRSDYPNQINNVLAFPGIFRGALDVRASDINEEMKLAAAKAIAYCVSDDELTPEYIMPMAFDEKVIKAVAEAVAEAARDSGVARI, encoded by the coding sequence ATGGATTTGAAGGAGCGCGCGCTGAAAGCGCACGAGCAGTGGGGCGGCAAGATCGAAGTCGTTGCGCGGTGCGAGGTAAACAGCAAGGAAGATCTTTCGATCGCCTACACGCCCGGCGTGGCCGAGCCCTGCCTGAAGATCAAGGAAAACCCGGCGGACAGCTATAAGTATACCCGCCGCCATAATCTGGTCGCCGTCATTACGGATGGCACGGCGGTTCTGGGCCTTGGCGATATCGGGCCGGAAGCCGGTATGCCTGTGATGGAGGGCAAGTGCGCGCTTTTTAAGGCGTTTGCCGATGTCGATGCGTTCCCGCTCTGCGTCCGATCCAAGGATGTGGATGAGATCGTCCGTACGATCGAATTGATCTCCGGTTCGTTTGGCGGCATCAATCTGGAGGATATCGCGGCCCCGCGCTGCTTCGAGATCGAGCGGCGGCTCAAGGAAGTGTGCGATATTCCGGTCTTTCATGACGATCAGCACGGCACCGCCGTTTGCTGCGGCGCGGCGCTGTTAAACGCCTGCCGTTTGACCGGCCGCAAGGTGGACGAGATCAAAATGGTGGTTAACGGCTGCGGCGCTGCGGCGATCGCGGTGACCAAATTTTTGATGTTCCTCGGCGTCAAGGATATTGTTATGTGCGAGCGCTTCGGCATCGTCTGTGAGGGCGACGAGCGCCTAAATTCCGCGCAGGAGCAAATGGCGCGGGTGACCAACCGCGCCCACCTGACCGGTACGCTGGCGGACGCCGTAAAGGGCGCGGACGTGTTCTTCGGTATGTCGGCCCCGCAGGTGCTGACGAGCGAGATGGTCGGCGCCATGGCGGAGCATCCGATGGTGTTCGCCATGGCCAATCCCGTGCCCGAGATCTGGCCGGAGGATGCGAAAAAGGGCGGCGCGGCGGTCGTCGGCACCGGCCGTTCGGATTACCCGAACCAGATCAACAACGTGCTGGCGTTCCCCGGTATTTTCCGCGGCGCTTTGGATGTGCGCGCGTCCGATATCAATGAGGAAATGAAGCTCGCGGCGGCCAAAGCGATCGCCTATTGCGTTTCGGACGACGAGCTGACCCCGGAATACATCATGCCAATGGCGTTTGATGAGAAGGTCATCAAAGCTGTTGCCGAAGCCGTCGCCGAGGCGGCGAGAGATTCGGGCGTGGCGAGGATATAA
- a CDS encoding type IV pilin protein → MNKRRNKLGFTLAELLIVVAIIGVLVAIAIPVFTSSLEKARAAVCQANRRSLLGLISSTAMTDDNFKKELNKESQQNWDDLKTAYEKTGNSFTDKICPLDGTIEIISHNSSYSVYCTKHPENSSSSERTDWMTNEEKGTAALPSVSAAFEALYGKPGDTSYFKSGGDDYAFMKAYNQAIGTPLTVPTDEALKYFPDTQGFSESPLVWTATRMYFDSSYHDIMLLTPQSNFESDNPKLKGYLFYYDGSYYRSTTTNGNKTLTSTSWLTGGNKNQDKSLEELLDTGALKAWEKVP, encoded by the coding sequence GTGAATAAACGTCGAAACAAGCTCGGCTTTACACTCGCCGAGCTGCTCATCGTCGTCGCCATCATCGGCGTACTGGTCGCGATCGCGATCCCTGTTTTCACAAGCAGTTTGGAGAAGGCGCGAGCGGCAGTCTGCCAAGCAAATCGCCGATCGCTGTTAGGGCTTATTTCTTCTACCGCTATGACAGATGATAACTTTAAAAAAGAATTGAATAAAGAATCTCAGCAAAATTGGGATGACCTTAAAACGGCATATGAAAAGACCGGAAACTCTTTTACTGATAAAATCTGTCCTTTAGATGGCACCATAGAAATCATTTCCCATAACAGTTCTTATTCTGTTTATTGCACAAAACATCCTGAAAATAGTTCTTCATCCGAACGAACTGATTGGATGACTAACGAAGAGAAAGGAACCGCTGCTCTCCCTTCTGTCAGCGCGGCTTTTGAAGCCTTATACGGAAAACCCGGAGATACCAGTTATTTCAAGTCCGGTGGTGATGACTACGCCTTTATGAAAGCCTATAACCAAGCTATAGGAACTCCATTGACTGTGCCAACTGATGAAGCCTTAAAATATTTTCCCGATACTCAGGGATTTTCTGAATCTCCTCTGGTGTGGACTGCAACCAGAATGTATTTCGACAGCAGTTATCACGATATCATGCTATTAACACCTCAAAGCAATTTTGAATCAGATAATCCAAAATTAAAGGGATATTTATTCTATTATGATGGGTCATATTATCGAAGTACTACGACAAACGGAAATAAAACATTGACTTCAACCTCTTGGTTAACCGGTGGAAATAAGAACCAAGACAAATCACTCGAGGAATTACTTGACACCGGCGCGTTGAAAGCATGGGAGAAAGTTCCGTAA
- the iolE gene encoding myo-inosose-2 dehydratase yields the protein MLDPNKVKLGICPIGWSNDDMWDLGDENTFQQCISEMKLAGYDGCEVGHKYPEDKEVLKHMLDARNMTIASKWFSSFLVDKPYEETEAEFIKELEYLSYVGASAINVSEQSGSIQGMEDKRVLKDKRIMNDDEWARFCDGLNKLGKLSMEKYGIKTCFHHHMGTVCQTVEETIRLMENTDPKYVFLCFDTGHFTFAGEDPVAVLGKFASRVGHVHLKNMRMPIVEKVKAEDWSFLKAVRNGAFTVPGDPDGCVDFDAVFDLLDKAGYEGWIMVEAEQDPAKANPFEYSKMGREYITKHTGLSGEVALK from the coding sequence ATGTTAGATCCGAACAAGGTAAAGTTAGGTATCTGCCCGATCGGTTGGTCCAATGATGATATGTGGGATCTTGGCGACGAGAACACATTCCAGCAGTGCATTTCCGAAATGAAGCTCGCCGGCTACGACGGCTGCGAAGTCGGCCATAAGTACCCGGAGGATAAGGAAGTCCTCAAGCACATGCTCGACGCGCGCAACATGACCATCGCGTCCAAGTGGTTCTCTTCCTTCTTGGTTGACAAGCCGTATGAAGAGACTGAGGCCGAGTTCATCAAGGAGCTTGAGTACCTGTCCTACGTTGGCGCCAGCGCCATCAACGTTTCCGAGCAGTCCGGCTCTATTCAGGGTATGGAGGACAAGCGCGTTCTGAAGGACAAGCGCATCATGAACGACGACGAGTGGGCCCGTTTCTGCGACGGCCTGAACAAGCTGGGCAAGCTCTCCATGGAGAAGTACGGCATCAAGACCTGCTTCCACCATCACATGGGCACCGTGTGCCAGACGGTTGAAGAGACCATTCGCCTGATGGAGAACACCGATCCCAAGTACGTATTCCTCTGCTTCGATACCGGCCACTTCACCTTCGCGGGCGAGGACCCGGTTGCTGTTCTGGGCAAATTCGCTTCCCGTGTCGGCCACGTTCACCTGAAGAACATGCGCATGCCGATCGTTGAGAAGGTCAAGGCCGAAGATTGGTCCTTCCTGAAGGCTGTCCGCAACGGCGCTTTCACCGTTCCGGGCGATCCGGACGGCTGCGTGGACTTCGACGCCGTATTCGACCTGCTCGATAAGGCCGGATACGAGGGCTGGATCATGGTAGAAGCCGAGCAGGACCCGGCCAAGGCCAATCCGTTCGAGTACTCCAAGATGGGCCGCGAGTATATCACCAAGCACACCGGCCTGAGCGGCGAAGTCGCCCTTAAGTAA
- the pyrH gene encoding UMP kinase yields the protein MQTPKYKRVLIKISGEALAGDRHFGLNFDVIGPVCDVIKKCNAEGTEIGVVVGGGNFWRGVKDGGGKMERTRADHMGMLATTINALALADALEQREVPVRVQTAIEMDRIAEPYIRQRAVRHLEKGRVVIFGCGTGNPFFSTDTAAVLRAAEIGAEVILLAKNIDGVYDSDPAKNPDAKKYDHLSYMDVLNQGLGVMDTTATSLSMDNHIPILVFALSDPENIHRAVNGEQIGTIVQEEK from the coding sequence ATGCAGACACCCAAATACAAGCGCGTGCTCATCAAGATCAGCGGGGAAGCGCTCGCGGGCGACCGGCATTTCGGCCTGAACTTTGACGTAATCGGCCCGGTGTGCGATGTGATCAAGAAGTGCAACGCGGAAGGTACCGAAATCGGCGTGGTCGTCGGCGGCGGCAACTTCTGGCGCGGCGTTAAGGACGGCGGCGGCAAAATGGAGCGCACCCGCGCCGACCATATGGGCATGCTTGCCACAACGATCAACGCCCTTGCTTTGGCGGACGCGCTGGAACAGCGCGAGGTGCCGGTACGCGTACAGACCGCGATCGAGATGGACCGCATTGCCGAACCGTACATCCGGCAGCGCGCCGTGCGCCATCTGGAAAAGGGCCGCGTCGTTATTTTCGGCTGCGGCACCGGCAACCCCTTCTTTTCTACCGATACCGCCGCTGTGCTGCGCGCGGCCGAGATCGGCGCGGAGGTGATCCTGCTCGCCAAGAATATCGACGGCGTGTACGATTCCGATCCCGCCAAAAACCCGGATGCTAAAAAATACGACCACCTGTCGTATATGGATGTGCTGAACCAAGGCCTTGGCGTTATGGATACGACGGCGACCTCGCTTTCCATGGATAACCACATTCCGATTCTGGTGTTCGCACTGTCGGATCCCGAAAATATTCACCGCGCCGTGAACGGCGAACAAATCGGTACGATCGTACAGGAGGAGAAGTAA